A window of Fusarium falciforme chromosome 1, complete sequence genomic DNA:
TATTTGCCGTCTCGTCTTGAAAGACGAgtcctcatccatcatcgtGCCTCGAGGCACCGCCCTTGTATGCGCGTCCCCTAATATTCACAGCCCCCGCCCCATACGGCTTTAAAGGGCCGAGTAGAGCTTTCTAGGCGGCCGTGGTGCCGTCATCCGAAGCAGTGACGATGCCGCCCGCTTCACCGCAAAACCCCTTCTCTCCTCCAGCAACGGCTCGAAGCCCTCGTCGGACTGTCTCGGGGCATCTTTGTTGCCAAACAAGCTCGTCGCCCATGACTTGACGGGTAGCATGAGGCAGCCGGGCCACGTCATTCTTCTGTGGTAGCTCCTGCTGGACGGACGTGTGTTGTGGGTTGAGGCGATGACAATCTTGATCTCCCGGGACTGGGTCATGTCGAACAATGGATAAAGAGATTGATGTTTAGTTGCTCTGCCAAGCGCCTTTGAGTCTCGGAATTGAAGTGATTGCGTTCTTGAGCGGCAGAGGTGTATAGTCCATCGTCGAGGGATTCGACCCCTTTTTCAATACCCCAGATTGAATCAgttcctgtcctgtcctgttcTTGGCGTAGAGCACAATGAAAGAGTGAATTGCTCCTTCATTCCAATCGACGACGCCCCGGCCGATGAGTGAGCGTCAGTGTTCGCAAGTCTCAAATTCCTCCCGTTCAAATTCCAGCGGCTGATCAAGGGAGTCCATCGCAAAGCCATGGCGTCAGAAGAGACCTTCGAGGCCAGCAAACTCTCGTCGGCGGAGCACTAACGGGTGAGCTGCTGCCCTGACAAGGCTATTCGAGACCCTTGGGGCGCAAAGTCTATCTTGCAATGCAGCGGACTATTGCATCGTAGTGTTGTTAGCCAAGGCATTAAGCCCATCATGTGTGAATCATCCGATCGAATGTCACAGTTTGGGCTCAGGTATCAGGCTCCCGGGGTTGGTAAATCATCTAGGTGAAACATGAGGTTACCCGAGGATCATTGTCTTCCAAATCTACGTCAGATGTACCATGAAACATGCTTGTCCTCCCATCTAGCCTGCCTCCTCAGCGCtctcttcgtcatcgtcttcatcatgcTGGATGAACGGGATGAACCGAAAGTCCAAGTAACTCTGCTTGCCaccctccatctcgaccaTGAATTGCAAGCTTAGTACTCCTTGTCCATCACCTCTGAGGCTGACCTTGGTTGCGATCCGCATCGCCTCTGATGAATTCTTGATAAAGTCAAACTTGTAACACTGCGACCATCGTTCTCGAATGCCCAGCGATTCAATGAGATCCCTTCCACGTGCAAAGTCCACGCCGGAGCTGCCGAGGTCACCTATACCAGCCAGCGAGAGGAAAGGCGTGGTTTTTGTGGCAGTGATTGTCAGTTTCGTAGGAGCCGTGGGAGAGATCTCAGCGAGTGAATCTAGGAGTGTTCGAGACTGCATGATCATCTTGAAGGCGAGGTCGTTACGATCAAAAGGAATTTCGTCAGGAATTTCCGGCAGATAGGTTGTCAATGATGCCGTAGTCTTGACTCCAGACTCTTCGATCGTGATCTTGAACGGATCTCCTTCTTCATTGTACAAGAGGGTGCAGGTTCCTGAAATCCCGAGGGTCTGGTTGCTGAACGCATCGGGGCGATAGTTTCGCAGATTACTGCGGTAAGGGTCCTGCTCAGCTTTCTGAGCGCGAGTGGCCACGTCGACGGCGCCAAAGATCTGGAGAACCTCGAGAATAGAGTTCAAAGAAAGTTGAAAGCTTGGTAGATCTGGAGGATCCGGGCCTTCCTGTGAAGGAACGTTGGCGGTAAACGATGAGAAAAGACCTTTGTCGAGGAATGCAACCCCTGCATCTTGTCAGTTCCGTTCCACGGGCGCAATCTCAGGTCGATTCACCTTGCATCACTCGCGCATGATCGGTCGAAAAACGGACACCTTCGTCTGTGATCTGAACGTGAACTCGAGGTGCAAAGTTGATGCACTTTAGGAGCTGATACAATGGCCTCGTCGATGTCGCAACAGCGCGGAAGATGGGCTGGGCTTCGGTTGTCATTTTGGAGATCTTGGAAGCCGCTGTTGGGACTGAAGGAAAGGTGTAGGAATTAGAAAATCAAAAACTGGCAGAAATGCAACGGGCGCGCGCAGCGGCGTCTCTCTTGTATGCTCCAACTATTGTACACGAAACCGACCGAACGGGGACTTTTGGGGTATCTCAGACGTAGACTCCGACAGCACAGAACATGTAGACAACTCCGAATCTACAAAAGTCAGCAAGACGATATGGCAATGGAGGGTCAGCAGGGGCGTACGCGATGGCGAGAGAAGCTGGAATGCCCAGAACAGGGACGTTGAGAAGTGATCGGTCTATCAAGCAGTCAGTGATATGGAACAGAGCAGAATTAATCGAGAAATGCCTACTCAGAGCGAAAACACCAGTGAGGACGAATccgagcagaagcagcagaaaGGCGACCCAGAACTGGCTTCCCTTGTTCACGGCAGGAAAGAAGGGACTGGTAGCAGCAGCTTGCCAGACCTCATGCAGCGAGGAATCCATAGGCTAGGATGTGGCGAAGAGGGCAAAGTCGGTATATGCGTTCGCTGAGCGGACGTTGAGCAATTGTTGGCGCTGCGTTGAATGGATTGGTATGGCCAGTAGGTGAAGTTGAGCTGCAGTTGCAGTGTGTTAGGAGAGGCTCTGGGGAAGCTTCACGAGCTTACGATGGCGCATCGTGGCCGATAGACCAAAAAGGCTTAGCGCACCAGTTCCCCTGACAGCTGGGCTGCTTGGAAGCCTCGAGAATGACATAAGCAGTGCACGGGCCATTTTGAAACGCGCCCATCCTCCGCCATCATGATGCCTCTCCAACTCCATCATACTCGCCTCTAACACCACACTTTGGTTGCAAGTATTGCGATTGAACCGCCACAGCCATGCCTGATGAGAGTAAGTCGCATTGAGAGTGCGATCACGATAAGCTAAAGATGTCTGACATGCTACTATTTAGACGGAAAgcgcaaggccgaggaggacccGACCTCCCCTACCCCCTCCAAGCGCATAAAGCAAGATGACTCTGCCGAGCCTCCAGACAAGAAGGCAGCCATCAAACCTATCCCATTCCCAGAAAAGGTAGGTCTCCTATATGTAGTCAATACGCGCAAATTACTCATCACACCTCTGCCTCGTAGCCGGCTGTCATCGAAGAGCGTAATGGCGAGATCGAATTCCGAGTAGTCAACAACGACAACGAGCGCGAATCCCTCATAATTCTCACCGGTCTCAAGTGCATCTTCCAGAAGCAACTCCCAAAGATGCCCAAGGACTACATCGCCCGACTCGTCTACGACCGCACTCATCTGTCCATCGCCATTGTCAAGAAGCCTCTGGAAGTTGTTGGTGGCATCACGTACCGCCCATTCAAGGGTCGCCGCTTCGCCGAGATTGTCTTTTGCGCCATTAGTTCTGATCAGCAAGTTAAGGGCTACGGCGCGCACCTAATGTCTCATCTCAAGGATTACGTCAAGGCTACCAGCGACGTGATGCACTTCCTCACATACGCCGACAACTATGCTATTGGATACTTCAAGAAGCAGGGCTTCACCAAGGAGATCACTCTCGACAAGAAGGTCTGGATGGGTTATATCAAGGATTACGAGGGTGGAACCATCATGCAGTGTTCGATGCTGCCGCGGATTCGATACCTCGAGATGGGTCGCATGCTCCTTAAGCAGAAAGAATGCGTCCAAGCCAAGATCCGCGCCTACTCCAAATCACACAATGTTCACGCACCCCCCAAGGAATGGAAAAATGGAATTACCGAAATCAACCCTCTCGACATTCCCGCGATCCGAGCATCAGGCTGGTCTCCAGATATGGACGAGCTAGCCCGTCAGCCCCGCCACGGACCCAACTATAAccagctcctccatcttctcaacgACCTGCAGAACCACAACTCGGCTTGGCCCTTCCTGGTTCCCGTCAACCGAGACGATGTTGCCGATTACTACGACGTGATCAAGGAGCCTATGGACCTGAGCACCATGGAGAGCAAGCTCGAAGCCGACCAGTACCTCACGCCCGAGGACTTCATCAAGGACGCAAAACTCGTCTTTGACAACTGCCGCAAATACAACAACGAGAGCACGCCGTACGCAAAGTCGGCCAACAAGCTCGAGAAATTCATGTGGCAGCAGATCAAGGCCATTCCCGAGTGGTCCCATCTAGAGCCGGAGAGGTAGGACTTGCAATCGGCTGCTCAGCCAAGGAGGATCACAGTTCGCTTGATAAACACGCGAGCTTCCTCCAGAGGCCACGGGGAATAGGTACTAGATCTGCATTTGTTTGAGACCCGTGTTTTATTGTCCGATTTGAGGGTGGGTTTACGAGCGAGGCGTTTCAAGGTTCGAGATGTTTTCATGGGAGGTTGTACTATAGTCATCATCATATCCACCTTGTATACGGTGGCGTTGCAAGGAATTGATAGTTTCATGATCACGCTTTCTGTATATGTCCAAGTGCCACGCAACGTAGGATCTTGATATCATGTTGTCCATGTATAGTAGCGAAACGTGGTCCTTTTAGCTATACCCAGGTGTTGTCGGTGGTGTTATGATGCGCTGTCTTATGGCCAAGTCAACAACGACAATAACCCAACGGTGACGCTGCATGGTACAACGTGTAAGTAGCAAGACGAGCATGATCAAACACATTTACACATATGTAGCACTAGCACAAGGTTCATGCCAGGCATCCAGTATGAATCGAAATCCAACTTCGATTGGCGGCCATCTATCAAAAAGCCGAGTCTATGAGTCAAAGTGACCAGCACATGAGAACCCACAAACAGGAAAAGACGCAGCCTTGCAAAAAAGGAGAATATTGTCGCTATGTTTTTGCCAAATCCACCTACCTCAATAATCTAGCTTTGAGTTCCCCCGAGGCAAGTGTAATAAAACGCCCCGAGGAATATCATCACCACAGCATAAACAAAGCCCATCAACATTGAACCCGGCAATTCCCGTAATTCCCATTCCCAGATCGAGACCCATATCGCCCAAACACCACTGGCCGCATTTGCAAATGCAAATGACAAAAATGACAAAAGAAAAACGTCGAAAGATGAAGCTGCTTGTCTCAGATGCTGGTCGTAGCAGTTGTTGGCCCCGGTGGAGCGCAGGGGTGACACGGGGTCGATGCTTGCATTGAGACTGTAGCCTCCTCCGTGCGGGTTCCGTGCTCCGATGTGATGTCGTAAGAAAAGGAATGAGGCTGTGTGGTAGGTAGACGAGAGTTTTGGTCAAAAAAATACGGCCCCTTGAAAGAAAAGAGGTGCCGTAGAAGGGTATAATTTTGCGAAGGTCAacgctttttttttctttctttgatATCTTGACTCATTACAAAGTCGAATAGAGGCATCACGCCTCTGCACGCTGGCCTGTTCCCGCATCTCCTACCGGTAGACGGAGATCCGAGTGCGTGCGGCGGGTCCAGGGGATGCGGATCAGGTGGGGATTATCCATGAAGTGGCGCCGCAGGGAACTTGCAGGCGTTGGGGAACGGGTACTCGACGCCTCGCGGGCCGGGGGGAGAGCAGTAGCCCGGTTGGGGTTCTCGGATTCGAGAGTGCGGCGGAGCATGGGATGAAGGGATTCAGGGATCTCGTCCCAGTGACCAGCCCGAGCAGTGCTGAGCAGACCAGGAGGGAAGAGTGCGGCGGGAACAATCGTAGACGAGTCAGCCCCACGGAAGATTTGTTCTGTCAGCAGACTGAGCTCGCCCGTCTCGATGGCGTTCTTAAGCCACTGCTCCCATTCCTCGTCGAGAATAGTAGAAGTATCGCCGGCTTCACGTCTCGCGACCCGATCTCGGAGGCGCTCATTCAGCTCGACTCCCACACTCTCTAGTTCATCCTCGCTCTCGACGTCCATCTCATTATCCAGGTCGTCAAGGCCGACATATCCCACCTCGGCGGATTGGCTGCGAGAGTTCCGGGGCAAGTGCTCGATATCGGTCCAGTCGGGAAAGCCATCGGCGGTGGTGTCGCGAATGGTGTACCCCTGCTCCTTCTCAtacttctccttggcccacTTTGTGCCCTCCCACTTGGTCAAACCAGCGATCTCGGCATTGGTGAGGCGAAGGCCGTCAAAGGCGCGGAAGAGTCGACGGTGCCAAGGCCACCGAGAAAGGCGGATGCGGTGCGTGGAGTGTGTGTAATCGAGGCCAGGATACTTGGCTTCCTGAGTCTCAAGGTGTCCGTAGAATGCATGGGTCTCCTGTCGAACCTCGGGAATCAGGCTGCGCTGAAGAAGGGCGTGAAAGTTTTGAGGGTCGTTGCTCTTGGGACGAGGAAACATATACTCGTACACGAGCTGGTCGACGGGACGGCCCTTCATTGTGGTGGTGATTTCGTAGAGATTAGGAAGATGAGACGTAATCGCTGGGATAGGTTGTCGTGGAAAGGCGCAAGTTTTCAGGATCGCTTTGTTTTTGTCGCTGGGAATTACCGTTGCTCAAAGAAGCAGCCAGAAGAAGCCGAGTTGGTCACGTAATCGGAGAGTCGAAACGCACACGGGCCGGAGTGAATTTGGAGCAGAACCCGAGGGTCCACCGTCGTCGGAGCAGGCAGGTCGCAAAAGCCGAGACAGACGACGCAGGGGAGGATCAGGCAGAAAAGCCACGAGACAAGACGAGCTCCCAAGGTTAGGAATGCTAGGAAACGGCCAGAGCTGCTTGTTTGAAGGTGGTCGGGCGTTCTCGGCGGGGTGAGCGACACTCGGGACGGCGGAGCCGAAAGGGCTGTGGTGGCAGTTCCTCCGGGATGAGAGAACACGCACACGCACGCTCGGGCAATGACAAGGAGGTGACGGATTCGAGAGTTGCTTCCCAAGGGAGGAGATATTTGAACGAGAGGTTCTTACTGAAGTGGGAGGgaggaaaaaagaagaggtgAAAGTCGAGAACGAGGCAAGGGAGGGTAGTACCTACCTAAGTAGATAAGGTGGGAGAGCGGCCTCGGGGAGGGAAGgaggggcggcggcggaaaagaaaaaaaaataagaaccTACCTACCTCCGTCCCATGCCTGGATTG
This region includes:
- a CDS encoding Dolichyl-diphosphooligosaccharide-protein glycosyltransferase subunit OST5 → MDSSLHEVWQAAATSPFFPAVNKGSQFWVAFLLLLLGFVLTGVFALNRSLLNVPVLGIPASLAIAFGVVYMFCAVGVYV
- a CDS encoding Histone acetyltransferase GCN5 yields the protein MPDENGKRKAEEDPTSPTPSKRIKQDDSAEPPDKKAAIKPIPFPEKPAVIEERNGEIEFRVVNNDNERESLIILTGLKCIFQKQLPKMPKDYIARLVYDRTHLSIAIVKKPLEVVGGITYRPFKGRRFAEIVFCAISSDQQVKGYGAHLMSHLKDYVKATSDVMHFLTYADNYAIGYFKKQGFTKEITLDKKVWMGYIKDYEGGTIMQCSMLPRIRYLEMGRMLLKQKECVQAKIRAYSKSHNVHAPPKEWKNGITEINPLDIPAIRASGWSPDMDELARQPRHGPNYNQLLHLLNDLQNHNSAWPFLVPVNRDDVADYYDVIKEPMDLSTMESKLEADQYLTPEDFIKDAKLVFDNCRKYNNESTPYAKSANKLEKFMWQQIKAIPEWSHLEPER